From Dreissena polymorpha isolate Duluth1 chromosome 15, UMN_Dpol_1.0, whole genome shotgun sequence, a single genomic window includes:
- the LOC127861285 gene encoding uncharacterized protein LOC127861285, which yields MAPVNIMNTEVPGRFRFFGQGGMRAQRPHQQLLERMLRWEPDVVIVVLGGNDITSRCQPRDISLDILKLCRLVKARGVATVVVAGICQRWAFRDNALTSDRFTAIGSAINRYVRRYFPVSFMVHVREDVHWLSDGVHLSDEGMAEFMESLRLKLAKIFKPKDLVL from the exons atggcgcccgtaaacattatgaacacggaa GTGCCTGGTCGTTTCCGGTTTTTCGGGCAGGGGGGGATGAGGGCCCAGCGGCCTCATCAACAATTGCTTGAAAGGATGTTAAGATGGGAACCAGATGTAGTTATCGTCGTCCTTGGGGGAAACGATATCACTTCAAGGTGCCAGCCACGTGATATTAGTCTGGACATCCTTAAGTTGTGTCGACTGGTGAAGGCCCGAGGTGTTGCAACCGTGGTGGTGGCCGGCATTTGCCAGAGGTGGGCATTTCGCGATAACGCCCTTACATCAGACCGCTTCACGGCCATAGGCAGCGCTATCAATCGTTATGTCAGGAGATATTTTCCGGTATCATTCATGGTTCACGTGCGGGAGGATGTCCACTGGCTTTCAGACGGCGTACATCTAAGTGACGAAGGAATGGCAGAATTTATGGAGAGTCTAAGGCTGAAGTTGGCCAAGATTTTTAAACCTAAGGACTTAGTattgtaa